In Candidatus Baltobacteraceae bacterium, a genomic segment contains:
- a CDS encoding tetratricopeptide repeat protein gives MNRISPALAAACVLGILSNALPAFGAYANEFTPAKLKTQGQTQHDIAGSGTVMVQVQVNADGTHRVVKIISSTNHGDDAAARDIAQNSTYIPAHRGTSAISSFYDYRLHFNGKSVAQSSGDEMASGGGDTAAIDALVRAGKYKDAIAKANGALLSSPGNESILQLLGVAQYYDDDFVDAATTFNRVTDIKKPFQPIAAQAFATGAVRASATDPAQSLAFANKAIALSDSDTSKFALGVAQLANKQYPDAVATLKAVHDQVSDPKDKLNIDQELLQAYLATNDSAGASAIAAEMKGLDPTGTQASNAIAAHYIQLGSDAMDSSNYAEALKDFDQAASAGNPADAVTANTFAAFAIMKMPKPDYAKARDYALKAVAGSPDDAQANYAAGVSYAGVYSTSGKNDDKTQALTYLKKADTLAKAAGNEGLALQIESQIKNIPQ, from the coding sequence ATGAATCGAATCTCGCCAGCGCTCGCCGCTGCTTGCGTGCTTGGAATCCTCTCGAACGCATTGCCCGCGTTCGGAGCGTATGCAAACGAGTTTACCCCGGCCAAATTGAAAACGCAGGGGCAAACGCAGCACGACATCGCCGGCAGCGGAACCGTGATGGTGCAGGTGCAGGTCAACGCCGACGGCACCCACCGGGTCGTCAAGATCATTAGCTCGACCAACCACGGCGACGACGCGGCGGCGCGCGATATCGCGCAGAACTCGACCTACATTCCGGCCCACCGGGGTACGAGCGCGATTTCCTCGTTCTATGACTACCGTCTCCACTTCAACGGCAAGTCGGTGGCGCAAAGCAGCGGCGACGAGATGGCCTCCGGCGGCGGGGACACGGCCGCGATCGACGCGCTCGTGCGTGCGGGCAAGTACAAGGACGCGATCGCAAAGGCAAACGGCGCACTGCTCTCCTCGCCGGGGAACGAATCGATCCTCCAGCTCCTGGGCGTCGCGCAGTACTACGACGACGATTTCGTCGACGCGGCCACGACGTTCAACCGCGTAACCGACATCAAGAAGCCGTTCCAGCCGATCGCCGCACAGGCGTTCGCCACCGGCGCGGTGCGAGCGTCGGCAACCGATCCGGCGCAGTCGCTCGCTTTCGCAAATAAGGCGATTGCACTTTCGGACAGTGATACCTCGAAGTTCGCTCTGGGCGTGGCCCAGCTCGCGAACAAGCAATACCCGGACGCGGTCGCGACGCTGAAGGCGGTCCACGATCAGGTCAGCGACCCGAAGGACAAGCTGAACATCGATCAGGAGTTGCTGCAGGCGTACTTGGCGACGAACGATTCGGCCGGGGCATCGGCGATCGCCGCCGAGATGAAGGGCCTCGATCCGACCGGTACTCAGGCCTCGAACGCGATCGCCGCGCATTACATCCAACTCGGCAGCGACGCCATGGACTCGAGCAATTACGCCGAGGCGCTCAAGGACTTCGATCAGGCTGCCTCGGCGGGCAACCCCGCGGATGCGGTCACGGCCAACACGTTTGCCGCGTTTGCAATCATGAAAATGCCCAAGCCGGATTATGCGAAGGCCAGAGACTATGCGCTCAAGGCGGTCGCGGGAAGCCCCGATGACGCGCAGGCGAACTATGCGGCCGGCGTCTCTTACGCGGGTGTCTACTCGACGAGCGGCAAGAACGACGACAAGACGCAGGCGCTCACGTATCTGAAGAAGGCCGACACGCTCGCGAAGGCCGCCGGCAACGAAGGCCTTGCTCTGCAAATCGAGAGCCAGATTAAGAACATTCCGCAGTAA
- a CDS encoding MotA/TolQ/ExbB proton channel family protein, whose product MFDGFISVMQQGGPVMWMLLIASILVVAIVIERLIFFAQQHSDTKGLLRQIGAKIAADDLDGAIKICQANKGMLPRILEFGLRRGEKNRADITDALSIALMEHLNALERFLGVIGTIAVIAPFVGLSGTVLGIIRAFQDIALKGNSTPAVVAGGVSEALITTFAGLVVAIVAVIFFNYFKSRIKAYNQEMIVAANQLAEMLHFHNTGAPIPTELYQPSKTAAK is encoded by the coding sequence GTGTTTGACGGATTTATAAGCGTGATGCAACAGGGCGGTCCCGTTATGTGGATGCTCCTCATCGCGTCCATCCTCGTCGTCGCCATCGTCATCGAGCGACTGATCTTCTTCGCGCAACAGCATAGCGATACCAAGGGTCTGCTGCGACAAATCGGCGCCAAGATCGCGGCCGACGACCTCGACGGCGCGATCAAGATTTGTCAGGCGAATAAAGGCATGCTGCCGCGTATTCTCGAGTTCGGCCTTCGCCGCGGAGAGAAGAATCGCGCCGATATCACGGATGCGCTCTCGATCGCCCTCATGGAACATCTCAACGCGCTCGAGCGCTTCCTCGGTGTGATCGGTACGATCGCCGTCATCGCGCCGTTCGTCGGTCTTTCCGGCACGGTGCTCGGCATCATTCGCGCCTTCCAAGACATCGCGCTCAAGGGCAACTCGACCCCTGCCGTCGTTGCGGGAGGCGTGTCCGAAGCGCTGATCACCACGTTCGCCGGGCTCGTCGTTGCGATCGTGGCCGTGATCTTCTTCAATTACTTCAAGTCGCGCATCAAGGCGTACAATCAAGAGATGATCGTCGCGGCGAATCAACTCGCCGAGATGCTGCACTTCCACAACACCGGCGCTCCGATTCCGACCGAGCTCTATCAGCCCTCGAAAACGGCCGCGAAGTAG
- a CDS encoding biopolymer transporter ExbD — MSLLSAQQESDVMAEINITPFTDVLLVLLIIFMILAALVTPPGFEKELPNKSNSTSTQNNPKNDIEVVVNAKGVIYVDGQQTNAKGIYRVMTLTAIKRPHKHVSITADEKAPYGIIITILDAAQNAGLNDVGFVTS, encoded by the coding sequence GTGAGTTTGCTCTCAGCGCAGCAAGAGTCGGACGTCATGGCGGAGATCAACATCACGCCGTTCACCGACGTGCTCTTGGTGTTGCTCATCATCTTCATGATTCTGGCCGCGCTCGTGACGCCGCCCGGGTTCGAGAAAGAGCTCCCGAACAAGAGCAATAGCACCTCGACGCAAAACAATCCCAAAAACGACATCGAGGTCGTGGTCAACGCCAAGGGCGTTATCTATGTCGACGGGCAGCAGACGAACGCCAAAGGCATCTACCGGGTGATGACCCTCACCGCGATCAAGCGCCCGCACAAGCACGTCTCGATCACGGCGGACGAGAAGGCGCCGTACGGGATCATCATCACTATTCTCGACGCTGCGCAGAACGCCGGCTTGAACGACGTCGGCTTCGTCACGTCCTAG
- a CDS encoding biopolymer transporter ExbD, producing the protein MSTINITPFTDVLLVLLIIFIILASVTKEPKLPDAYNKTKVQPSQIVVIVDDKNNIEIGSNVVNVHDAEGAFRTLQEDTGYKFRSVIIKADPKASYGVILQIMDAAKSVGLIDFGLANHVIGTPEGQSS; encoded by the coding sequence ATGTCGACCATCAACATCACGCCGTTTACGGACGTGTTGTTGGTGCTCCTCATCATCTTCATCATTCTTGCCTCGGTTACGAAAGAGCCGAAGCTGCCCGACGCTTATAACAAGACAAAGGTGCAGCCTTCGCAGATCGTCGTCATTGTCGACGACAAGAACAACATCGAAATCGGTTCGAACGTCGTGAACGTGCACGATGCGGAGGGCGCCTTCCGAACGCTCCAGGAAGATACCGGGTATAAATTCCGGAGCGTCATCATCAAAGCCGATCCGAAGGCGAGCTACGGCGTGATCCTGCAGATCATGGACGCGGCCAAATCCGTCGGATTGATCGACTTCGGGCTCGCGAACCATGTCATCGGTACGCCGGAGGGACAGAGTTCTTAG
- a CDS encoding energy transducer TonB, with protein MAKQKTFITTGERIRNYLGIAFLLSILINALASPFYPNLKQHHESDQVEKISQTKKVQVRVPTPPPPTPTPPPTPTPPPQRTPPPHRVERVEPKLKVNIPKTHNAASESETEHTNQYTTGTTQGVPNGTASTGPVTPATPAPTPKPACANPNQEATVTNAMSPDYPDSARDLGLGPVTVLVEVTIGPTGNLVDAKINQSSNNLAIDQAALRAARQSQYAPKLVDCQPTTGSYIFRAEFNPD; from the coding sequence ATGGCGAAGCAAAAGACGTTCATCACCACCGGCGAACGCATCCGGAATTATCTGGGCATCGCCTTTTTGCTTTCGATCTTGATCAACGCCCTGGCCTCGCCGTTCTATCCGAATCTCAAACAGCACCACGAATCCGATCAAGTCGAGAAGATCAGCCAGACGAAGAAGGTGCAGGTCCGGGTTCCGACGCCGCCGCCTCCGACGCCGACTCCGCCGCCGACTCCGACCCCGCCGCCGCAGCGCACGCCGCCGCCGCATCGGGTGGAACGCGTCGAGCCCAAGCTCAAGGTCAACATTCCCAAGACACACAATGCCGCGAGCGAATCGGAGACGGAGCACACCAACCAGTACACGACGGGCACGACGCAGGGCGTTCCGAACGGAACCGCGTCGACCGGACCGGTGACGCCCGCCACGCCTGCTCCGACGCCGAAGCCGGCGTGCGCGAATCCGAATCAGGAGGCGACGGTCACCAATGCGATGTCGCCGGACTATCCCGATTCGGCGCGCGATCTCGGCCTCGGACCGGTGACGGTGCTGGTCGAGGTGACGATCGGTCCGACCGGCAACCTGGTTGACGCGAAGATCAATCAGAGTTCGAACAACTTGGCGATCGACCAAGCTGCATTGCGCGCCGCGCGGCAGTCGCAATATGCTCCCAAGCTGGTCGACTGCCAGCCGACGACGGGGTCGTATATCTTCCGAGCCGAATTCAACCCCGATTAA
- a CDS encoding TonB family protein — protein MMDGKRTRRLLIVAFALSLLLHVIVTFFIRWPFRPSPDEVQIVHIERLRPMRIAHVVKVPPTPSPPPRHVAVSVPKRSFATSAPGGRGGRGVAVTPAPTTAAQPTPTAAPTQNCATNDTPVQLVASPPPPDIASGARGDAVSGVARVRVIVDPQGNVESASVVSSSGSPALDLVAQTMARSAAYSPATHACKAVASAYVFSVKFIAW, from the coding sequence ATGATGGATGGCAAGCGGACGCGACGGCTCTTGATCGTCGCGTTTGCTTTATCGCTCCTGCTGCACGTGATCGTCACCTTCTTCATACGGTGGCCGTTCCGCCCTTCGCCCGACGAAGTGCAGATCGTGCACATCGAACGCTTGCGTCCGATGCGCATCGCGCACGTCGTGAAGGTCCCGCCGACGCCATCGCCGCCCCCGCGTCATGTCGCGGTGAGCGTTCCGAAGCGTTCGTTCGCAACCTCGGCGCCGGGAGGGCGCGGCGGGCGCGGCGTCGCCGTCACCCCCGCGCCGACGACCGCTGCGCAGCCGACGCCGACGGCGGCGCCGACGCAGAATTGTGCGACGAACGATACGCCCGTGCAACTGGTCGCCTCGCCGCCGCCGCCCGACATCGCATCCGGCGCGCGCGGTGACGCCGTCAGCGGGGTTGCGCGAGTTCGCGTGATCGTGGACCCGCAAGGCAACGTCGAGAGCGCGAGCGTGGTTTCGAGCAGCGGCAGTCCCGCGCTCGATCTGGTTGCGCAGACCATGGCGCGCAGCGCTGCGTACTCACCCGCGACGCACGCCTGTAAAGCGGTCGCCAGCGCCTACGTCTTCTCGGTCAAATTTATAGCGTGGTGA
- a CDS encoding PilZ domain-containing protein — MILVDQHEDTRAVEPQERKFARVGDTLLVSYSIGDEFAPEFTETYDIALGGMAMLTNAELNRSDPISVQIELRGDAQPVLRVRGIVRWSRYDPLLQRYRTGIAFLEVDDATRAHLQRYIDTLHLLRDMGML, encoded by the coding sequence ATGATCCTAGTGGATCAGCACGAAGACACCCGTGCGGTAGAGCCGCAAGAGCGCAAGTTCGCTCGTGTAGGCGATACGTTACTCGTGTCCTACAGCATCGGCGACGAGTTTGCGCCGGAGTTCACCGAGACGTACGATATCGCGCTCGGGGGTATGGCGATGCTGACCAACGCCGAACTCAACCGCTCCGACCCGATCAGCGTGCAGATCGAACTCCGCGGCGATGCTCAGCCGGTGCTCCGCGTCCGCGGGATCGTGCGATGGTCGCGTTACGATCCGCTCCTCCAGCGCTACCGGACCGGCATCGCGTTTCTAGAGGTCGACGATGCGACGCGCGCGCACCTGCAGCGCTACATCGACACGTTGCATCTGCTCCGCGATATGGGAATGCTGTGA
- a CDS encoding undecaprenyl-diphosphate phosphatase, with protein sequence MTDLQALVLALLQGVSELFPVSSLGHIILVPSLLHWTNIHRADPTFLAFVVLLHLGTALALIVYYRKRWLAIVRALIASVIRGRLSPDRDERIGWLLVVGTIPVGVLGVLFEAPVRALFGSPAPAAIFLALNGLVMFGGEALRRRQMADSGRVDRPIEHLSFAQSVLVGFAQSFALLPGISRSGASMVAGLLCDLDHEDAAEFSFLLATPVIFAAALLESRYLIAPDAHVALLQALTGGLVAAIAAYLSVAFLMRYFKSNDLRPFGWYCLLVGVGCFILSERGLLT encoded by the coding sequence GTGACCGATCTCCAAGCACTGGTCCTCGCGCTACTGCAAGGCGTAAGCGAACTCTTCCCCGTCTCGAGCCTTGGCCACATCATCTTGGTTCCCTCGCTCTTGCATTGGACCAACATCCATCGCGCGGATCCCACCTTTCTCGCCTTTGTCGTTCTCCTGCATCTCGGCACGGCGCTCGCGCTGATCGTCTATTACCGGAAACGCTGGTTGGCGATCGTGCGAGCCCTGATCGCCAGCGTGATTCGCGGCCGGCTTTCGCCCGATCGCGACGAGCGAATCGGGTGGCTCCTGGTGGTCGGAACGATTCCGGTCGGCGTCCTTGGTGTGCTCTTCGAAGCGCCGGTCCGCGCGCTCTTCGGCTCGCCGGCGCCGGCGGCGATCTTCCTCGCGCTCAACGGCCTGGTGATGTTCGGGGGAGAAGCGCTGCGCCGGCGGCAGATGGCGGACTCGGGCCGCGTGGACCGTCCCATCGAACATTTGAGCTTTGCGCAGAGCGTGCTGGTCGGATTTGCGCAGAGTTTCGCATTGCTGCCGGGGATCTCGCGATCGGGCGCGTCGATGGTCGCGGGACTGCTCTGTGACCTCGATCACGAGGATGCGGCCGAATTTTCGTTCCTCTTGGCGACACCGGTTATCTTTGCCGCTGCCCTGCTGGAGTCGCGCTATCTGATCGCTCCGGACGCGCACGTTGCCCTGCTGCAGGCCCTGACCGGGGGACTGGTCGCGGCGATCGCCGCCTACCTCTCGGTCGCGTTCCTCATGCGCTACTTCAAGTCGAACGATCTACGCCCGTTCGGCTGGTACTGTTTGCTCGTCGGTGTAGGCTGCTTCATTCTCAGTGAACGAGGACTCTTGACGTGA